In Natrinema sp. SYSU A 869, the following proteins share a genomic window:
- a CDS encoding DUF302 domain-containing protein has protein sequence MESDSDVETSVKRVKDAIEGNDDLGLMAEVDHEANAASVDRDLQPTTVLVFGNPDLGTPLMQSARTLAIDLPQKLLVMEREDGTVTVTYNDTTYIAERHGVDKQDDRLDTASDTLSSLAAIAAGRE, from the coding sequence ATGGAGAGCGATTCCGATGTCGAGACGTCCGTCAAGCGGGTGAAAGACGCCATCGAGGGGAACGACGACCTCGGCCTGATGGCGGAAGTCGACCACGAGGCCAACGCCGCTTCGGTCGACCGTGACCTCCAGCCGACGACCGTGCTGGTATTCGGGAACCCGGATCTGGGAACGCCGTTGATGCAGTCGGCCCGGACGCTGGCGATCGATCTCCCGCAAAAACTGCTCGTTATGGAACGAGAGGATGGAACGGTCACGGTAACCTACAATGACACGACTTATATCGCGGAACGACACGGCGTCGACAAGCAAGACGACCGCTTAGACACTGCTTCGGATACACTGTCATCGCTGGCCGCTATCGCGGCCGGACGGGAGTAA
- a CDS encoding NAD(P)/FAD-dependent oxidoreductase translates to MTTSTDTSNESRYEVAVVGGGPAGLTTALYTARLGHDTAVFDRGGGRAAMMQDTHNVIGTPESVSGNELLETAVEKIQSYGADYHQEFVTGVKRIDDSFALETTDGSAIADSVVLATGFSDGRPEPPLPRTGRGLHCDASMFVDEPVYMMGHDESAAHVAMIVLNVTDDVDLLLRGDEPTWSDETATILKHHPVDVIHEDVTGVRNGDDGWLEALEFADSVGPRPTGSQTEPGDGTVRQYTGGFAMYGSEYNNALAASLGADLNNDGMVDVDDHGRTSVGGLYAVGDLTTGHNQIPVAMGQGAKVGIAIHKEHREFPKSLGELETDGPVTASDVPAMAAGLRSRANEHASTADD, encoded by the coding sequence ATGACGACATCCACTGATACCTCGAATGAATCCCGATACGAAGTCGCCGTGGTCGGAGGTGGTCCCGCCGGCTTGACAACCGCCCTCTACACGGCGCGACTCGGACATGATACCGCAGTCTTCGACCGGGGCGGGGGTCGGGCCGCGATGATGCAGGACACGCACAACGTCATCGGCACCCCCGAATCAGTGTCGGGCAACGAACTCCTCGAAACGGCGGTCGAGAAGATTCAATCGTACGGTGCCGACTACCATCAGGAGTTCGTGACGGGCGTCAAGCGGATCGACGACTCGTTCGCACTCGAGACGACGGATGGTTCGGCCATCGCGGATAGCGTCGTTTTGGCGACTGGGTTCTCCGACGGACGACCTGAGCCGCCGCTGCCTCGAACCGGGCGCGGACTGCACTGCGACGCGTCCATGTTCGTCGACGAGCCGGTTTACATGATGGGCCACGACGAGAGCGCTGCCCATGTCGCGATGATCGTGCTGAACGTCACCGACGACGTCGATCTGCTGCTCCGCGGTGACGAACCGACCTGGAGCGACGAGACTGCGACGATACTCAAGCACCACCCCGTCGACGTCATTCACGAGGACGTGACCGGCGTCCGGAACGGCGATGACGGCTGGCTCGAGGCCTTGGAGTTCGCAGACAGCGTGGGACCACGTCCCACTGGCAGCCAGACGGAGCCCGGCGACGGTACAGTCCGTCAGTACACGGGCGGCTTCGCGATGTACGGGAGTGAGTACAACAATGCCCTCGCAGCATCGCTCGGCGCAGATCTAAATAACGACGGAATGGTCGATGTTGACGATCACGGCCGAACGTCGGTCGGCGGCCTGTACGCGGTCGGCGATCTGACGACTGGACACAACCAGATCCCCGTCGCGATGGGCCAGGGGGCGAAGGTTGGAATCGCGATTCATAAGGAACACCGCGAGTTCCCGAAGTCGCTCGGGGAACTCGAGACCGATGGTCCCGTCACGGCGAGTGACGTCCCCGCGATGGCGGCCGGCCTGCGAAGTCGGGCGAATGAACACGCCTCGACGGCGGACGATTGA
- a CDS encoding helix-turn-helix domain-containing protein: MDESTQQLKVWCTGEDWCPITSTATLIGKKWHTVVIHQLLANGPLGFNALKEEVGGISSKVLSDVLEDLEQKQLIDREIVNEKPVRVKYSLTDIGESLEPVIQEMAHWGEEHLMTAPNEESSVA; this comes from the coding sequence ATGGACGAATCAACACAGCAACTGAAAGTGTGGTGTACAGGCGAAGACTGGTGTCCGATCACCTCCACTGCAACGCTAATCGGCAAGAAGTGGCACACTGTGGTCATTCATCAGCTACTTGCCAACGGTCCGCTTGGGTTCAATGCACTCAAAGAAGAAGTCGGAGGCATCTCCAGTAAGGTTCTCTCGGACGTCCTCGAAGATCTCGAACAAAAGCAACTGATCGACAGAGAGATTGTCAACGAGAAACCAGTCCGAGTCAAGTACTCGCTGACCGACATCGGTGAGTCACTCGAACCAGTCATTCAGGAAATGGCTCATTGGGGAGAAGAACACCTAATGACTGCACCGAACGAAGAGAGTTCAGTTGCGTAA
- a CDS encoding AAA family ATPase, producing MGREGRGDGSDHQSGEKDHESSSADPENPDSVIEDADSSATSQTAFENGSDTTNPPQEAINGDDGGISIRERLQTESSGGVFANKDLVRSDTIIDEDRIVGRDDQLSRVVDNLKPVLQNEGISDMLLSGPSGTGKSLIIHAVCKQIVELCESQGKTFGVLSINCEGPKTADRAVYRLVKAAADDLGVDPGVPQTGVSTDQKLERLYELMREHYDGVIFILDEIDMLEGPYQEAEYNSLIYQLSRARKLADFDGPISLTTITNYADFMRDLNSRAQSSYNPDDIFFDDYDATQLRSILKYRHDAFKPESLADDVIPLVAAFGSQTHGDARKAIDLLRWAGELAERCGTNTVTETDVREAQEKYTENRKLRHISGISTQKKLSIYAVAATAHYAKEYPEWIPAGPAFKTYQFIADTMDADQYSRETFVNHVTEQSTYGVLDFERRGKGRGRGVHMYFSLSEDPETILETIREDSRFADLAHEDATISAVVREWLKKFRTKN from the coding sequence ATGGGACGAGAGGGACGTGGAGACGGTTCAGATCATCAATCAGGTGAGAAGGATCATGAATCCTCCTCTGCTGATCCAGAGAATCCTGACTCGGTGATCGAGGATGCAGATTCTTCTGCAACATCGCAAACGGCTTTCGAGAATGGCTCGGACACTACTAATCCGCCTCAAGAGGCTATAAACGGCGATGATGGTGGTATCTCAATTCGGGAACGGCTTCAAACTGAGTCATCTGGTGGGGTCTTCGCCAATAAAGATCTGGTTCGTTCAGATACTATCATCGATGAGGATCGTATCGTCGGTCGCGATGACCAGTTGAGCCGCGTCGTTGACAATCTAAAACCTGTTCTCCAGAACGAAGGCATTTCGGATATGCTTCTGAGTGGTCCCTCCGGAACGGGGAAGTCGCTCATCATTCATGCAGTCTGTAAACAGATTGTCGAACTATGTGAATCGCAAGGAAAGACGTTCGGTGTCCTCTCCATCAACTGCGAGGGGCCGAAGACCGCAGATCGTGCTGTCTATCGGTTAGTCAAAGCTGCTGCGGACGACCTTGGTGTTGATCCTGGTGTTCCCCAAACCGGCGTCTCTACGGATCAGAAACTCGAACGACTGTACGAGCTAATGCGAGAGCATTATGACGGCGTTATCTTCATTCTCGATGAAATCGATATGCTTGAGGGACCGTACCAAGAGGCTGAGTACAATTCTCTCATCTACCAGCTTTCACGGGCTCGAAAACTCGCCGATTTTGATGGCCCAATCTCGCTCACGACGATCACTAACTATGCCGATTTCATGAGAGACCTCAACAGTCGGGCACAAAGTTCTTACAACCCTGATGACATCTTCTTCGATGACTATGATGCAACGCAACTCCGTAGTATCCTCAAATACCGCCACGATGCTTTCAAACCGGAATCGCTTGCAGATGACGTCATTCCACTTGTTGCTGCGTTCGGTTCCCAAACGCACGGGGATGCACGGAAAGCGATCGATCTCCTCAGGTGGGCTGGTGAACTGGCCGAGCGGTGTGGCACTAACACGGTCACCGAGACTGATGTCCGTGAGGCCCAAGAGAAATATACCGAGAATCGGAAGCTCCGCCATATTAGCGGGATTTCGACTCAGAAGAAACTCTCCATCTATGCCGTGGCAGCCACTGCCCACTATGCGAAAGAATATCCAGAGTGGATACCGGCTGGGCCTGCGTTCAAGACTTACCAATTCATTGCCGACACGATGGATGCGGATCAGTACAGTCGCGAAACCTTCGTGAACCACGTAACTGAGCAGAGTACGTACGGTGTGTTGGACTTCGAGCGACGAGGTAAGGGCCGGGGGAGAGGAGTGCACATGTATTTCTCCCTCTCTGAGGATCCGGAAACGATTCTGGAGACGATCCGTGAGGACTCTCGGTTCGCTGATTTAGCTCATGAAGACGCGACTATCAGCGCCGTCGTTCGCGAATGGCTGAAGAAGTTCCGTACCAAGAACTGA